One part of the Ziziphus jujuba cultivar Dongzao chromosome 2, ASM3175591v1 genome encodes these proteins:
- the LOC107418908 gene encoding protein STRICTOSIDINE SYNTHASE-LIKE 10-like, translating into MPLFMVYIFQFILLSFPNAILSFEGNSESKIVVLKSFKLSLPPNTTGPESLAFDRSGSGPYTGISDGRVLKYNPKSGTFAEFATVSSNRSRALCDGKSNPALEPMCGRPLGLGFDKYGTLYIADAYFGLLVVGRNGGVATQLATSAGGFPFRFLNALDIDPETGIVYFTDASARFQRRQINEAILNRDMTGRLLSYDPRSKEVRVLLKNLEIAVGVAVSKGGNFVLVSEFLSDRILRLWLKGPKAGASDIFARLPAPDNIKRNPRGEFWVAANIEIAYDRDLLWSAREEEQKQSVPLGIKLSEEGNVLRMVTIDAGKTTEYSVSEVQESNSGLYLGSVINNYVVATLN; encoded by the exons ATGCCGCTATTTATGGTCTATATCTTTCAGTTTATCTTATTATCATTCCCTAATGCAATTTTGTCCTTTGAAGGGAATTCTGAAAGCAAAATAGTAGTGCTAAAGTCCTTCAAGCTTTCTCTTCCACCAAACACTACAGGCCCTGAGTCACTTGCTTTTGATCGTTCTGGTTCTGGTCCTTATACTGGAATCTCCGACGGTAGAGTCCTAAAATACAATCCTAAGTCAGGAACTTTTGCAGAATTTGCCACAGTTTCATCCAACAG GTCTAGGGCACTATGCGATGGTAAAAGTAATCCAGCATTGGAACCCATGTGTGGGAGACCACTAGGTTTGGGATTTGATAAATATGGTACTCTTTACATAGCAGATGCATATTTCGGGCTTTTGGTGGTGGGTCGCAATGGAGGGGTTGCCACCCAGCTTGCGACAAGTGCAGGAGGTTTTCCTTTCCGTTTCCTGAATGCTTTGGATATTGATCCGGAAACTGGCATTGTCTATTTCACTGATGCTAGTGCACGATTTCAAAGACg TCAAATAAATGAGGCAATCCTTAATCGAGACATGACAGGAAGGTTACTCAGTTACGACCCAAGAAGCAAAGAGGTGAGAGTGTTGCTAAAAAATCTTGAAATAGCAGTTGGTGTTGCAGTAAGCAAAGGTGGCAATTTCGTCCTTGTTTCCGAGTTTTTGTCAGATAGAATTCTAAGACTTTGGCTCAAAGGTCCCAAAGCTGGTGCTTCAGACATTTTTGCTAGACTCCCTGCACCAGATAACATTAAAAGGAAtcccagaggagaattttgggTTGCCGCAAATATTGAAATAGCTTATGATCGCGATCTTTTATGGTCCGCTAGAGAAGAAGAACAGAAACAATCTGTGCCTTTAGGCATAAAGCTCAGTGAGGAAGGCAATGTGTTGCGGATGGTGACAATTGACGCAGGAAAAACTACGGAGTACTCTGTCAGTGAAGTTCAAGAGTCGAATTCCGGATTATATCTTGGGTCTGTCATTAACAATTATGTTGTTGCTACTCTTAATTAa